The proteins below come from a single Oryzias latipes chromosome 14, ASM223467v1 genomic window:
- the LOC101162729 gene encoding erythrocyte band 7 integral membrane protein yields the protein MEMEDKIESQRQRQEDDNGFISERTGSLGCLGWFIVILSGFFTVLLFPITICYCLKIVQEYERAVIFRLGRIIDKKPKGPGIFFILPCTDSLVKVDLRIISFDIPPQEILTKDSVTVSVDGVVYFRVSDPIASVANVTNANYSTRLLAQTTLRNVLGTKNLAEVLSDREGIAHSMQSNLDEATDNWGIKVERVEIKDVKLPHQLQRAMAAEAEAAREARAKVIAAEGEMNASRALKEASLVIAESPSALQLRYLQTLSTIAAEKNSTIIFPLPMDVISHFMRK from the exons ATGGAAATGGAGGACAAAATAGAAAGCCAGAGGCAAAGACAAGAAGACGACAATGGTTTCATTT ctGAACGGACAGGGTCTTTGGGATGCCTTGGATGGTTTATAGTCATTCTCTCTGGATTCTTCACAGTTCTTCTTTTTCCCATCACAATCTGTTACTGTTTAAAG ATTGTTCAGGAGTATGAGCGAGCTGTCATCTTCAGGCTGGGCCGCATCATAGACAAGAAACCCAAAGGACCAG gaatattCTTTATCCTGCCATGCACTGACTCCCTGGTTAAAGTGGATCTGCGAATCATTTCATTTGACATTCCACCACAAGAG ATTCTAACCAAAGATTCAGTCACTGTTAGTGTGGATGGTGTGGTGTACTTCCGGGTCAGTGACCCCATCGCTTCCGTGGCCAATGTGACTAATGCCAACTATTCCACCCGACTGCTGGCACAAACCACCCTCAGAAATGTCCTGGGCACCAAGAACCTAGCAGAGGTCCTGTCCGACCGGGAGGGCATTGCTCACAGCATGCAG TCCAATCTGGATGAAGCCACAGACAACTGGGGAATTAAGGTGGAGCGCGTGGAgatcaaagatgtgaaacttcCACATCAGCTCCAGAGAGCCATGGCTGCAGAAGCAGAGGCAGCACGAGAGGCCAGAGCAAAG GTGATTGCAGCAGAAGGTGAGATGAACGCATCCCGCGCCCTAAAGGAGGCGTCGCTCGTCATTGCAGAGTCTCCATCAGCTCTGCAGCTTCGTTACTTGCAGACTCTCAGCACCATTGCAGCAGAGAAGAACTCCACCATTATCTTCCCATTACCCATGGATGTCATATCTCACTTTATGCGAAAGTGA